The Oceanicaulis alexandrii DSM 11625 DNA segment TCGGCAGGCGATCCAGATCAATGTCCTCGCCTTGCAGCACGACTTCCTGGCACGGCGCCTTGCGCACATTGGCGGGGCGCATGCTCATCACGGTCTTGGCCAGCGGCAGCATGCCGAGCGCATCTTTCAGGCCGCGCGGCGGTTCGGGCTGACGCAGGAAGGCCAGAAGCTCGCCCACTTCGCGCAGATCAGACGCCGTCTTGCGCGGCTCGCCGCCCAGGGTCACCGCGCGGGCGACGCGGCCCACCGTGCCGAACAGATTGGCCAGGGCCGGCATTTCGCTGGGCCGGCCGTCTTCATGCACGGGGTTTTCAAACAGGACCGCAGGACCGCCGTTTTTCAGAAGCCGGGTCTGGATCTCGGTCATTTCCAGATGGGTGGAGACCGGGCGGGAGACGCGCTTGAGCTCACCTTCCGCCTCCAGCAAAGCGATGAAGTCGCGCAGAGATTTGTACGCCATCCGGCCCTCCTGTCAGATGGAGTGCAAACTAGGCCTGCCCGGCAGGCGGGCCAAGCGCGAAGCTGCGTTACAGGCGCAAGGCTGCGCGCGGGCGGCGTCTGATGCTGTTAACGCTCTTGCAACCAAATGCCGCCCTGCGCATTTGTGATGCATGAGGTTCGTATATCAAACACTGGGGTTCTTGCTGATCGCGGTCGGCCTCCCACTCTTCTGGACGCCTTTGCCGTTCGGGCTTGTGCTGATCGCCATCGGCGCCGCGCTGATCCTGTCCAATTCAGACAGCGCGCGGAACCATGTGCGCGGCTGGCGCGGTCGTCATCCCAGGTTCAACGCCTTCATGATCAAGGCCGAACGGATGACCCCGCACCCGTTCGACCGGATCCTGCAGCGGACTGAAGTGGACTAGCCCTCCGCCGCCTGAGCCTCTGCGGGCGCCTCCAGATCAGACATGTCGCGCTTGGCGGCGATGACAGCGGCGCCCAATTCGGGTGCGCCGCTCTCCATACCTAGTGTGGCGCCCATGCGCACGATGACCAGGTCTTCAGACGGGATGACAAAGCCGTGCTGACCCTGGAAGCCCTGCATGGCGACCGTGTCGGCGGGCAATCCCTCGATGTTTAACCAGAAGCCTGAGCCGTACCAGTCCACAGTGGGCGTGCCCACATAGGTCAGCCAGTTAGGCGGGATGATCTGGGCGTCGCCCACCCGGCCATTGTCGAGGTAAAGCTGGCCCAGTCGCGCCCAATCCTGAGCGGTGGCGTACATATAGCTCGACCATTGCAGCGTGCCGGACTGATCGGGCTCAAACACCACAGAATTCATGCCCAGCGGCTCAAACAGCCAGGCGCGCAGGGTTTCAACCCTGTCTGCGAGCGTATCGCCCATGAACTCTTCCATCGCGGCCCCTGCCAGGATGGTGTTCACGCTTTGATAGCTCCACTCTTCGCCCGGCTCGTGCAACTTGTTGCGTGACGCGGCGTAGGCGGCCATGTCGGCCTGGGTCATCAGCATTTCTGAATTGGGGTCATGGCCGTTATTGAGTTCGAAGCCGTCGAGACCGCCCGTCATGCGCAGCATGTCGTCCAGCGTGATGTCTGGCCGGTCCACCGCGTTGAGATCCGGCGACAACCCTTCGGCTCGCATGTCGATCAGACCGCGCTCGACCAGCACGCCCGCAAATGTCACGGCCGTGGACTTGGTCATCGACCAGCCCAGTAGCGGACTGCGTGCATCCACGCCGTCGGCGTAGCGTTCCGCCACCAGTCGCCCGTCATGCAGCACCAGGGCGGCGAGCGTGTTGCGGCCATCCTCGGTGAACGCGGCGTCCAGGGCGGCGTCCAGCGCATCCGCATCAAAATGCGCGTCCCGCCAGGCTGTATCAATCTCCATCAGTGCGGAGGGAGGCGGCATGGGAACCGTCAGATCGGCGTCAAACTGATCGGGGTCGTGCACCAGGGTGCAGCCAAGCCCGTCCCGGAACACAGCCGTTTGACGATAGAACAAGCCGAATATGGCGCTCGTCGTGGTGCGCGCCTCTGTGTCAACGTCCAGGCTGATCAAGGATTTCGCAGGACCGAGCAGCGGGTCGATATAGTCCGTCTGTGCGCGCTCCGGATCCAGGCCGGAGACGAAGGTCAGCGAACAGGCCTGCTTGGCGGTGAGTCCGGCGCCGGACGGCAGATAGATCCGGCCCCAGGTCGACTGGCTGACATAGAGCCAGCCGCCCACGAACAGTGCGGCGATCAGGGCGATCACCCAGACAAGACGGCGCATTGAAAATCCTCCCCTTTTTTCAGAGGGTCCGCGCGCTTCAGGGCAGGGTCAAGCGGCTTGTGAGGAAATGTATTCGGTGAAATCGTTCACTAACTAAATTTAAACAAGTGGGAGGCTAGGTTGAAATCATAATCTCCCCTGTGAGCACTCACCTGATCGGGCGGACCTGTGGTCCGCCCGTTTTTCTAAGTTCGTTCAGGTGTTTCTCACCGGTTCGAGCACGTCGTGCCAGTCCGGGGTCTTGTGGATCTGGGCTTTGGCGAACGGGCAGAGCGGGATGATCTGGACGCCGCGCTCACGCGCGTCTTCAACAGCGCGCTGAACCAGCGCCTTTCCCACGCCCATGCCGCGCCACTCGTCAGGCACGCCGGTATGAT contains these protein-coding regions:
- a CDS encoding serine hydrolase domain-containing protein, which gives rise to MRRLVWVIALIAALFVGGWLYVSQSTWGRIYLPSGAGLTAKQACSLTFVSGLDPERAQTDYIDPLLGPAKSLISLDVDTEARTTTSAIFGLFYRQTAVFRDGLGCTLVHDPDQFDADLTVPMPPPSALMEIDTAWRDAHFDADALDAALDAAFTEDGRNTLAALVLHDGRLVAERYADGVDARSPLLGWSMTKSTAVTFAGVLVERGLIDMRAEGLSPDLNAVDRPDITLDDMLRMTGGLDGFELNNGHDPNSEMLMTQADMAAYAASRNKLHEPGEEWSYQSVNTILAGAAMEEFMGDTLADRVETLRAWLFEPLGMNSVVFEPDQSGTLQWSSYMYATAQDWARLGQLYLDNGRVGDAQIIPPNWLTYVGTPTVDWYGSGFWLNIEGLPADTVAMQGFQGQHGFVIPSEDLVIVRMGATLGMESGAPELGAAVIAAKRDMSDLEAPAEAQAAEG
- a CDS encoding GNAT family N-acetyltransferase, translating into MTEFTITEERSQTKGRYVATAAGKPEAELTYSIANDHMIIIDHTGVPDEWRGMGVGKALVQRAVEDARERGVQIIPLCPFAKAQIHKTPDWHDVLEPVRNT